The genome window AGAGATCATATATACTCCCATGAACTGACTGAGTAACTGGACTGGACATGGTTAACTTCCATCACATAAACCAGAGAATCCAATCAAACAAAACACAACGGAGGTACTGTAGAAATCATAGGACACGCAGTAGGAGTACATGACTACATGTACGCTGGTAGCATTTGCTCGTTATGCTGGATAAATTTACAACATACCAGACCACCTATCCGAATCCCAGAGCCGAGGCGAGCATGACAAAAAACAGCAAAATCAACACGAAAAATGGAAGTCAACACCGACGGGAAGTTCGAGCGGGGATCTATCGAACCGGCTGTCTACAATGAATCGCTTCCTCGGATCGAATCGGTGGCAGATCAGGGGGGACACGGCTATACCTCGGCGTCGTTGATCTGCCCCATCCGCCTTGCTGCCCTCTTAATTGCGTCGAACCCCACGCGCCACCCAAAGTTCTGACCCTGCCCGTGTCGCCTTTTGGTGAGTTGTGGCTGCGGATGTGCGCCCCAGACATGGCCGAGACCACCACGTTGGCATGTGCCACGGCGGCGAGGAGGCCCGCGTGGTCCTCCAGTGACGCCTCCACCAGCCACGCGCCCTAGGCCTTGAAGGAGAGCAACATCTGGAACTTGTCGATGTCTAGGTCGATCTCCGCCCGCAGCAGGACCAGCGTCGGGTGCCCTTGCGCCAGGCTCGCCCGCACGAGCCGCCGCCCGATGTACCCAGTGCCGCCCACCACCAGCACTCGGCTCTTCTCCATGGCTCTGGCTCGCGAGAGGACGACTGATGGATTGGGACGATTGAGGGGGCGGCAGCAAATAAGAGCGCATCATCAGGGCAGCCCGAGGCGGATTGCGGAGGGCGGGCGGGGATTACGTCGTTCATGGTGGGGATCGTGGCTGGCGGGCGGGCGGATTGCGGAGGGTGGGCGGGGATCGCGGCGGGGATCGCGGCGGGCGGGCGTAGGGAGGCGAGGGCAGTCTACACTTTgctcttaatagttgtagagattGGGTGGATCAAAGTGTAGACAAACAACGTGTAGCGTCTTCACTTCGCGCTCGCGATAGCCATCAAAATACGCTTTCTATGAGCCGCTCCCAAACTTCCCAAAGCCCGTAACGTAAAACCCGCCCTCTCTGAAGTGAGTACCTGACCTCGTCAGGCTGAGCGCAGCGGTAGCCGCGCGGCCTCCCCCTCCGCTCGCATGCAGGCTACAGACGTGCCCCTGCGTGTGCAGCGCTTCTCCCTGGAAGCCACTCTACGCAGGGGAAAGGAACAGGAGCACGCTGCAGATAGCGTGAGCCCGTGACGCCCCCTGCCACTGTTTGTTCGTTGGGTGAGATTTTAATAGGTGAAGAAAAATGGTAATAAATGATGAGTAGGTTTGAATagtgatattttatagttgtagtggagTATAGGAGAGAATATagagggaaccgctgcgggagatgaaaaagtaggggatggaatgttgatgatgtgacgcAAAAAAGTGATATATGGGGAAAAATTTAGGGTAACCGTTGCAGATAGTCTCACCTCGCCGCCTTAGAACACCCTGGCCGCGATGGCGTCAGCGGCGGCGGAAGCTCCGGGCGCATCGGCCTCTTCCGCGGAGAACAGGCTCCTGCAGTCCCTCGCAGAGCGGGGGTGGCGCTTCCGTGACCCCACCGACGAGGCCATCCAAGCCCTGCTCCTCGCCTCCCCCACTCCGTCGCCGGAGGCCGTGGAGTCCGAGCTCGTCAGCATGGACCTGAGGATGTTTGGCGGAAAGTGCCTTCCCGATCGGGCCGCCGCCGGCGGCACGTCGAAGCGGCTTTCGTACCTCCACGGCCCCGTCGTCTTGCAGGTATTGCATAAAAACTCTAAAATCACAGTCCCCAATGCTCTGCACCGGTTAATAATGTGTCCGAAACTAAAGGAAAGTGCGTTATTTGTATAGGGATAGGGTACCTATTCAATTTGTTATATGTGGCTCGATTTAGGTGGACATTGCATTTGTGCTCTACAGGTACCACGACAGTGGTTGTACTAATACTAGGGGAAAAGAGCATTGTCAATGCAGTTCTCTGAACCGAGTCTGTGAAACCTAGCTGTATGTTTCAGACGATGGAACAGATGACAATCATGTCTGCTTTGCGCTTGTGGATCAAATGTGCATTCTCATGCTACTATAGGAGATTTTTTTTTTGGTCATGTCTTGGATGTGTTTGGTTCCTTTAATCCTGTACCTATGTTTACTATTTCCATGATCTATTATTTTTGATACAGATAGTCTCTTTAAGAGATATATATCACAGCAGCATTGATGCGTCCTTTAAGAACCCGCAGCAGCGTCGCCTTCTGCGCTTTGGTCTCACTGATGGGATATGTGAAGCAGTAGCCATAGAGTTTTCTCCCATCCCATTCATCACCGAAGAGATAGCTCCAGGTACCAAGGTCAGTTGACCGTGTTCTGCTTCTACCTCAATTGTTTTTGTAGACAATTTTAGTCAAATTTGATAGTTTTCAAGTGTAAACTGTACATACTTTCCTCCCTCTGCCACTGCCTGCCATCTGGGTATTGACTATTGTTCATGACTTCTTGTTCAGTTCTGAGTATTAATGCCATCAGTGCCAGAGACCAGAGAGTAGCTTAACAACATTTGATTAAATTCTGAGCATGTTAGAAATGAATAAGTAAACAAGAATACTCAGGTAGCTCTTTGTGCGACAGTATACTATCCTTCAGAATGAAAACAAACTTTGAAAAAGATAAAGTAGGCACACTAATATTTCAACTTAATGATGTAAACAACTTATTTTTGATGATGTGGCATTAACATGGGGTTGGGAGATAGCATTCAATTGTTCCCATTGGTTACCTGCCACTTTGCACCATGGTCTGTCTAAATTTTCTTATGCTTTTTCTAAACCTCAATAGGAAGGCCTAAAATTTGGCTAAAAATGATACATTATTGTTCTCTGTGATCATTTGAAGACTGGTATTTACACTTCCTCAAATATACAGTCGTTGCCCGCCTGCAGTTCATTAAATACTAGCATTGACATGCATTTTTTTACTTTTCTTGCCCCTTTATAGATTCGCCTCGAGAATAGGGTTCCAATCAATAATGGCATATTGTGCTTAAGCGCGAAAAATGTGACTGTTATTGGGGGGGCTGTCCAATCATTGTATGAAGAATGGCAGATGAACCAGAAATACTCTGGCTTATCCCGTCCATCATTGAGGTTGTCTCCAAGTGATGATGGAGTTGGGCCTCCACCATTTGAGAAGTTAGACATTGAAGCACGCCCCTGCAGGGAAACCAAAGTTCAAGCATATCCTGGTAATGGTTAATACCCTCGTTTTCACTCCTGCACTCATGCTGTTCACTAAATAGATGTGGAAGTTATGAGTTGCTTGCCTTAAGTAAAATACAGAAACACAACAACACAGCCTTTTTATCTCCACTCCCAAGCAAGTTGGAGTAGGCTAGAGATGCAACCCAACATGAGGCACCCGCAAAAACGAAAAACCTGTGTAAAAAACATCATTAAGTAAAATATAGCACCAGAAGTCAATGAAAATTTGCATTTGGTTCAGGCAGTGAAATCTGCATGAATGGTACTTCAGGATTATTCCTCATGAAAAGGTGCTATAATGTATAGTGCTATACTTGTCGCTAGAAATATATTGATTTTGTTGAAATTTAATAGGAAGTCACTGTCAAGTCGTGTAAATCTTAACAAGCACCATTAATCGGATAACAGACAGACTGGTTCCTTGTCATTGTTACGAGCTATTATTGCATATATGCTTGCAAAACTTTTAGATGTCCTCATGACATGTGATCTGTCTTCCTTGCATAAAGCTAGGAAGTTGGCAGTTACTCATGACCATGGACCAGTTAATTCTGGTGGCAAGCCAATGAATGAGGGTTCAAACGATGAGAACAGAGACAATATTGAGAGTAAGGTTGAATCTAAGCAAATTACTCAAGACAGCAGGCCAAAAGAGGGTCAGACTCCAAAACCTTATCTTCCATAGTATCACTTTAATCTTTATGATTTGTCAGGGGCAGTTGGGGACTAATACTTATTTCCTTGCAATGTGCAGTCAGCGAAGCTGTTCCAGTCCAGAACCAAGCTGCCGCGCAGAAGCTACTGCAGAAAATGTCGCAGGCCGTGCCTGAGGACAGGCGCGGTCGCGGTCATAGATTCAAGGGCAAAGGCAAGGAAGAAGATGCTCAGGTTTTTACCCTCGATGAATGGGAGAAGAGGAAAGCCATCAGTTCGAAGCCCGCTGCGGAAAGCTACGTGCATGACACTAGCCGAGACGAGGAGCTGGCGAGGCAACTGCAGGAACAACTAGACCTAGAAGACTTGCATGTTAGTCCGACTCTCTGCTGTGATGTTGCGTCCCTTCCCAGACTTTTTTACAGCCCCAGTGTCAGAATGCTGATTTCAGTGTCAATATGATGCATTTCAGGGTGGGGCAGGTGCAGGCGTTCTCCATGGCGGGGCCGAGAGCTCGGATGCTGAACGGTTACGGATGAGCATGTTCAGCTTCAG of Zea mays cultivar B73 chromosome 8, Zm-B73-REFERENCE-NAM-5.0, whole genome shotgun sequence contains these proteins:
- the LOC100278570 gene encoding putative DUF1767 domain containing protein, with the translated sequence MASAAAEAPGASASSAENRLLQSLAERGWRFRDPTDEAIQALLLASPTPSPEAVESELVSMDLRMFGGKCLPDRAAAGGTSKRLSYLHGPVVLQIVSLRDIYHSSIDASFKNPQQRRLLRFGLTDGICEAVAIEFSPIPFITEEIAPGTKIRLENRVPINNGILCLSAKNVTVIGGAVQSLYEEWQMNQKYSGLSRPSLRLSPSDDGVGPPPFEKLDIEARPCRETKVQAYPARKLAVTHDHGPVNSGGKPMNEGSNDENRDNIESKVESKQITQDSRPKEVSEAVPVQNQAAAQKLLQKMSQAVPEDRRGRGHRFKGKGKEEDAQVFTLDEWEKRKAISSKPAAESYVHDTSRDEELARQLQEQLDLEDLHGGAGAGVLHGGAESSDAERLRMSMFSFSGPDEAGGGRRDFRGRGRGRGGGRRRGRGRF